The nucleotide window GCTAAAAGAAGTCGAAGCAGTGATCAAGCCCGATGCTTTGTTGGCCACAAACACATCCAGCATACCCATCGAAACCTTGGCGCAGGTGTTAAAAGATCCTTCCCGCTTGGTGGGCATACACTTTTTTAATCCAGTAGCCAAAATGTTGTTGGTGGAAATTGTGAACGGCACCACCACCAGCGCGGACGCCACTGCCAAAGCTGCCGCGTTTACGCGCCACATCAGCCGCTTACCCCTACCCACGAAAAGCGCACCGGGCTTTCTGGTCAATCGAGTACTCATGCCGTATTTAGTGGAAGCGGTGGTGATGGAATCCGAAGGCATCCCTGGACCGGTCATCGATAAAGCTGCTGTGGGTTTTGGCATGCCGATGGGCCCCATTGCACTGGCGGACACCGTTGGTTTGGATATTTGTTTATCCGTTGCCCAAATCTTGTCCGAAAAACTGGACCTGGAAGTCCCGCCACGACTGAAACAACTGGTGGACTCCGGGCATTTGGGCATAAAAAGTGGCCGTGGTTTTTATAAATACAAGAACGGTAAAAAGGAGAAATCCGAACAAAGCGGCAGCAGTCATAGCATAAAAGATATACAGGACCGCATGATTTTACGCATGGTTAATGAAGTAGTGGCTTGCCTGCGCGAACAGATTGTAGATAATGCTGATTTAATAGACGCCGGAATCATATTCGGTACAGGCTTTGCGCCGTTCCGTGGGGGACCGCTGCATTTCCGTGACAAGCAAGGGGTGGAAAAACTGCGTGAGCGCTTGCAAGAACTGCAACAAAAACACGGCGAGCGTTTTAAAGCGGATGCGGGCTGGAGCTAAACACTGACCCAAACTGTAACACACGGAAACCTTAGGATTTCCAACAACAAAATAAGAGTGAACCATGAGCACCAATAAGATTGTAATTGCACCTGATGAATCCGTTACCCTGTGTGGTTTGTTTAAAGAAAGAGTGAAACGTTCCGGCTCGTCTGAAGCCTACCGTTACTTCGACAAAGAAAAAAACCGCTGGTTGAGCCACACCTGGTTGGAAGCTGCCTCCCAGGTAGCCCGCTTGCAAGTAGCATTGACTAATGACGGCATGAAACCCGGCGATAAAGTGGCCATCATGTTGCGCAACTCACCCGAATGGGTGTTTTTCGAGCAAGCCGCTTTGGGATTAGGCTTGGTTGTGGTTCCTCTGTACACCAACGATCGTGCCGACAATATTTCTTACGTGCTCCAGGATGCCGGTGTAAAAATCCTGCTCATCGAAGGTCACGAGCAGTTGGCCGCTTTATCCGAAATTGCTTCGCAAATGGATGGCCTGATTCGCCTGCTCTCCCTGCGTCCCTGCGCCGAATACAACAAGTTCAATCGTTTAATGACCTTGTCTGAATGGACCAAAAACATTCCTAAAGACGTGGACCACAGCCAACTGCAGACTTATGCCGGTAACACACGTGACTTGGCCACCATTGTTTACACTTCCGGCACCACTGGAAGACCTAAAGGGGTGATGTTGTGCCATGAGAACATACTCAACAACGCCTATACTTCCGGCTGGATTGCCATTCAAACCTATCCCACGGATTTGTTTTTATCTTTTCTTCCGTTATCGCACATGTTGGAGCGCATGGCCGGATACTATATCCCTATGACTACCGGCGGCACTGTAGCCTATGCCCGCTCCGTACCGGACTTACCTGAAGACTTACTAACGGTCAGGCCCACGGTATTGATATCCGTACCCCGCATTTACGAACGAATTGCCAATAAAATCAGCTTGCAATTGGAACAGAAATCCAATTTCGCACGCAATCTGTTTTTGAAAGCCGTAGACACAGGCTGGGAGCGATTTCAAAACCCCGGCGCTTTCTCTTTGAGCTGGCCGCTGTTAAAACTGTTAATAGCCAATAAAGTCATGGCCAAACTCGGTGGGCGCTTACGTTTAGCCATTTGTGGTGGCGCTCCATTATCACCCAGTGTCGCCAAAACTTTTATAGGACTTGGCCTGAACCTGGTCCAAGGCTATGGTCTCACCGAAACCAGTCCGGTTATC belongs to Gammaproteobacteria bacterium and includes:
- a CDS encoding long-chain fatty acid--CoA ligase, translated to MSTNKIVIAPDESVTLCGLFKERVKRSGSSEAYRYFDKEKNRWLSHTWLEAASQVARLQVALTNDGMKPGDKVAIMLRNSPEWVFFEQAALGLGLVVVPLYTNDRADNISYVLQDAGVKILLIEGHEQLAALSEIASQMDGLIRLLSLRPCAEYNKFNRLMTLSEWTKNIPKDVDHSQLQTYAGNTRDLATIVYTSGTTGRPKGVMLCHENILNNAYTSGWIAIQTYPTDLFLSFLPLSHMLERMAGYYIPMTTGGTVAYARSVPDLPEDLLTVRPTVLISVPRIYERIANKISLQLEQKSNFARNLFLKAVDTGWERFQNPGAFSLSWPLLKLLIANKVMAKLGGRLRLAICGGAPLSPSVAKTFIGLGLNLVQGYGLTETSPVIAVNKIEDNDPASVGLPLRDVEVKIADTGELLTKGPHVMLGYWNNQTATDDTIDSDGWLHTGDKAKIENEKVYITGRIKEIIVLSNGEKVPPSDMELAICMDPLFEQVMVVGEQKPYLTAVIVLNEEQWGRLCRGNQLDSQDQNTLHSDQVMQIILGRVKAKIAAFPGYAQINRIALSTRAWSVENGLITPTLKLKRNKIMEFHESDINALYEGH